aataaacTGTGAAAGGCTAATCTTCCATACCTCCCAGTCCTCTATGGAGCTCTGCCACTGGACGATCTTGTCGATGTTCTCCAGTCGACGCTTCCGCTCGTTGATCAGCCGGGCAACGTTCTTCATAGCATTTAAAGCAGCTTCAACGTCTTTATAATCTCTGCACAGCAAAGACCAGACCAGCCACATTACAGAGTCAGCCCCTTTGActctacacactgcagtggCCACAATAAAAATTGGGTTCCACAATTAAGAAAACCTGTGACAGAGGTCCTCTGCATATTTTATGTCTGTTCTGTGTGCACATACAGgtatatgtgtttctgtgtgcaggtatatgtgttggtgtgtgttgtacCTGAGTACCTAGCTAAGTATCTCAGCTAGTTTGCTAGTGAAGCACAGTAAAAGGGGCGGTAAATTGAAGGTCTCATAGcaggttaccgtgacaacaTGCTCTGTTGACGTaaccttcaaattaaaaaataatgacgtTACCCTTGACTGGTAGCAGTCATACCTGTGCTGGGGGTTGGTGTACTTGAGCAGCTCGGCCAGCTGCAGAGGGTACTTGCAGATCTTCTGCACCGGGGTGAGCAGGAAGCCATCTAATGAGATGTCAATCATCTTCTGCAGCAGGCGACATGCCTCAAAGAAGAAGACGTACTTGTTGACCTTCATTAGCTTGGACAGCTGCACGCAGGCGTTGGGGTGGTTATTGCAGTACTCGGAGTAGATCTGGAAATCTGTTTGctagggaaagagtgagagaaaactCAGGTCACTGAAGGTCTTCACTCTTCTCCATTCATATATTCAGCACAGCTATATATGACATTCTTAACATTTGAaatttgcactgaaaaaaagaaactcattGGAACAGACTCCAGTTGTGGTACATTCCTAGACACACTTCAGAATGGGACTGAGCACAGGACTGGGAACAGAGGCTGCTTACGTGCTCCAGGAAGCAGGACCCTATCTCGCTCAGGTGAGGCTGCTCCTTGTTGAACCTCTTCTCCAGGCCCTTGAGGAACTTCTTCTGGAACCTATAGATCTCGTCGATGTTGCCAAAGATGGTGCGGAGCTGCTCCTCAGTGAACATGTCCGTCCTCTTACGGCACTGCTTGATGTAGCCctgagggagacagggagacggATGGTGACACAATTCCCCGCAGTACAGTATTACATATTTATCTGGCTTGCGGCAATTTAAGCGGAGACTTGTAAAAGTAAATGTAGAAATTTGATATGCCTGGcaatgtaattaaaaacaaacactagcAGGTGGCGAATACCAATAAAATACTGATATGAGGAAAAGGAAGGGAAAGTGGGCAGAACTGATTTCTAAGGTTTCTAAATTCAGTGCTTGCAGAAATCAGGGCTAATGTCATTTATCAACTGTGTTGTCCCTAGAATAAAGGATAGTTTCCTACTTTAGGACTTGGACCAGGAACAGCAGAAGACTCAGTGCTAAAGGAAGTATTTAGAGTGTGGAACATGGCTACATTTATTCAAGACCAAACTGGCTCTTCAGATGACTTGCAGCTCAAATAAGTTttgccagttttattttttattcaaatgttcaTGCATACAAATGAGAATGACAATTTCCTcccaattgtttttttaaaggaaggcACGATAGTCCATTCTCCATTTCTATGTTTTTTGCTTTACTCAGACAGGTGTAAatcagagagggtaacagaaaGATAATGACCACAGCTAAAAAAGCGCCAAAATTTTATTAGAATCCTTTTAGCCGCAAATGAATTAATATTCTATCATAAATCAATGTTGACACTTTGTAAATGATGGCTTCAGCATTAAGATATCAATTAATCATCAAGGAGAGGAGCATATTACAGTTTCTTGCCCCTAATTGGTTTGTAGGAGAACCGGGCAACTCAACCTTGGACTGTTACAGTCCAGCTGGTTTTATGGTTCAGGTCTGTGTGAATCCTAAAACCCTCACAAATGGGGTGATTGATAATTTGATTCAGCTGAGACCAAGATGGAGGATGAAAAACAATACTGCCCTCCAGAACTAGAAATGAGTCACTTGGCATCAGAAGCCTGCAAAGAGCCAGTCAGTTACAGCAGTCAATACCTTAAATCTGTGAGAGCCATTCACACCACTCCTTTGCAATAATGATTTCTCAGATGTGCAAGGAGCATCCTATCCCCAAAATGATAATGCAAAATGCATGCACCTTTGAAGGTGTTGTCTTTGTGTCTGCAGCGTTTTCCAAGGTATATTCACAACAGGAATCTCTTTCTAACTCTTCAGCTAGTTGCCATTTACATctcaacaaaatacattttcgaCTAACAAATTCCATGTTACTTCATgggcattgggcaagaggcaggaatacaccctgtgGGAGGAACCAAAGTACCCGGAAGAACCCCACATGGGtatgaggagaacatgcaaacttcacacagaaaggcccaagctgggattcaaacccagaaccttcttgtGTTGAGGAGCCTGTGCTGCCCAGTGTCGTCTTTAAGTTTTTGGAGATATAAATGTAAGGTGGTTATGCAGAATGAGATACACAGCCAACTGGCTCTTAACTCTTGCTACAAAACTGACTGCCTGCAATGCACATCCCAAGCTCAATAGTCACAGAGTTATTTAAAGCCTTTATTATGTACtgcattatattgtattatctACCTAGTTAGCTCTGTCTTACATTATTCTGGCTAATTAAACAAGTGATACAGCTAACGTAACATAGCTTTTAAGGCACAAGCTAATAGCTTCCTTTAGAACTATCAGACAGCTCTGCCTGGCCTGCTCCTAGGTGTAACCATAGTAACAGGTCTTTACAATTGATTCACAAAACCAATAGTGAAGATTAAATCTGCAGATAAAAAGCGGTTTTATCCAGCAAATACCTTAGTTGCGACACGTTGCATGTAGGTAAGCATTTTTTTGAGGTTAGGGGTCTAATATTTATTAGTTTGGAATGCTAACATTGGAGGATGTCATACATAGCAGTCATTTGTAAACAGGGGGCCTAAAGTGTCAGTCATACTTTGCTACAGGTCAGTTGGGATGGCTGGCTGTGATTACCTCGCAGATGTCCTTCAGGTGCTTGATGTAGTCCCTCTCGGTGCTCATGATCTCGTTGATGACGTTGGCCCTCATCTGCTCCTTGCAAGGCAGGCCGGGGCCCAGCAGCCTCCCCGGGGAGGCGCTGTCCTCCTCCCGCGCGTCCTCCAGCTTGGCTATGTACTCCTCCATCGGCTCATCTTGGTTCACGCGTAACTGCCGGACAGTGGGACGGAGGCACCCTTAGAGACACCATCCCTCCTCGTCTCTCTCAGTGAGGCTGGTCTACAATTTCAGCACTCCAGTTTCTTTTTGAAGTGGGTTTCTGGTCTCTCGAAAATTCAGTTAAAAGAAACATGCCGGAATGCCAAAGGGAAAAGCCACTGTGTGTATTCAAACACCAAGACTTCAAAGGGAAATTTTTAGCCTAGCGAATCTACTGAAAATATGGTAAAAAACTGTGGCAGTTACAACATACCGACCTTATATAAACCTGTTCCTGAAGAATCAGCCTGAGAGATGCAGTTCACAGTACTAGGGCAGTCACACCAACTCTCAACATATTAGTGACACAAGGCTGAGTCAAAGAGGAGTGTCTGAATGCAAAACAAGATTATGGGCTTGAACATTATTATGCCGCAGATAATATCTCTAATGCATCCCTCTCATCCATTGTGCTTCCAGCACCCCTTGCAATCTCAGAACGCCTCCTGGGGAGTGGTACTGCTCATGTTGAAAACCCTACTCTAAAGCATTAGCCCTTGCTATATGTGCGGGAACGACACAGGTGTGCTTTGGGAGCACCTGGGGAACAAGTGAGGGTTGCTCACCCGAACAAAGCTGGCCGGAAACCAGCCCTCGCTGTCAAGGATCCGTCCCCACCACCACTCCTTGTTGGTGGCATCCACTACTTCGATGACGTCGCCGGCGTTGAAGCCCAGCTCCTGGTCGTCCATGGTGACATGGTCCCACAGGGCCTCGGCGTAGACCACACTGCCATCGCTGATCAGCTGCAGGGAcaaggggatggggggaggggtcctTCAGTGGCCAACACTTTAAGCAGCCCAACATTAAGAACAGGTCTGGggtcaaccccccctcccccccaacagtCCTGTAATGTACACTCAGCACACAGTTGAGATAACTCTTAAAATCTGGCCTGTCTTTTCATTCTCTACAATTTCTTTGTTGACGAGATAGACAAAAGAACTAAAATGAATGATtccatgtttttaatttttaagtgCCAAAATAAGACAGAAAGATCCTAAAATTCAGAATCCAgagatttgtttttgcattagATGGCATTTGAAGAGTAGAGCATCCTCAAATAGTTTCAGTCAGGCGTCCTCTCCTTATTGTACCAGTAATACGTTTTCAGGCCTTCATTGGAGTAAGGTGCACCTGATGGTTTTTGCAAAACCAGAGAATCTGTGAAGGTTGTTGAGCTTTAGAACAGATTTGGGCTTATTCTATTATAAATGCACTGGGTACCTTGGCAAAATTGTGAAACTTTTAAGAAAAGTAGCGGTAGACAGCAATGATTTCAAGATTGGTCATACAAGCTCGGCATCCT
This is a stretch of genomic DNA from Anguilla rostrata isolate EN2019 chromosome 4, ASM1855537v3, whole genome shotgun sequence. It encodes these proteins:
- the LOC135253234 gene encoding rho guanine nucleotide exchange factor 4-like isoform X5 translates to MGVRDAVTGAQLISDGSVVYAEALWDHVTMDDQELGFNAGDVIEVVDATNKEWWWGRILDSEGWFPASFVRLRVNQDEPMEEYIAKLEDAREEDSASPGRLLGPGLPCKEQMRANVINEIMSTERDYIKHLKDICEGYIKQCRKRTDMFTEEQLRTIFGNIDEIYRFQKKFLKGLEKRFNKEQPHLSEIGSCFLEHQTDFQIYSEYCNNHPNACVQLSKLMKVNKYVFFFEACRLLQKMIDISLDGFLLTPVQKICKYPLQLAELLKYTNPQHRDYKDVEAALNAMKNVARLINERKRRLENIDKIVQWQSSIEDWEGEDILSRSSDLIFSGEMTKISQPQAKSQQRMFFLFDHQMVYCKKDLLRRDILYYKGRMDMDQMEVLDLEDGKDKDLNVSVKNALKLRSVGGEEVHLLCAKKPEQKQRWLRAFTDERGQVQHDRETGFSLTEVQKKQAMLNACKSHPAGKPKAVTRPYYDFLLRQKHPTLPTALPQQQVFMLAEPKRKSSNFWHNIGRLTPFKK